A single genomic interval of Nocardioides nitrophenolicus harbors:
- a CDS encoding SigE family RNA polymerase sigma factor: MHDHTDRDDAAFDAFVAARLPHLIRLGRALAGDEQRGADLVQDALERALPRWRRLDDPEAFVRRAMVNRSISVWRKLRRERPLPERDPGSVTTDRPHDHDLYAAVRRLPPRQRAVIALRFYEDLTEAQTADVLGCSVGTVKSQAHRALAVLRAELPTFADVEETS, encoded by the coding sequence ATGCACGACCACACCGACCGGGACGACGCCGCCTTCGACGCCTTCGTCGCGGCGCGGCTCCCCCACCTGATCCGGCTGGGACGCGCCCTGGCCGGTGACGAGCAGCGGGGCGCCGACCTCGTCCAGGACGCGCTCGAGCGCGCACTGCCCCGCTGGCGGCGCCTCGACGATCCCGAGGCCTTCGTCCGACGGGCCATGGTCAACCGGAGCATCTCGGTCTGGCGCAAGCTGCGCCGCGAGCGGCCGCTGCCCGAGCGCGACCCCGGATCGGTGACGACGGACCGGCCCCACGACCACGACCTCTACGCCGCCGTACGCCGGCTGCCACCGCGCCAACGGGCGGTGATCGCGCTGCGCTTCTACGAGGACCTCACCGAGGCGCAGACGGCCGACGTGCTCGGCTGCTCGGTCGGCACGGTGAAGAGCCAGGCCCACCGGGCGCTGGCCGTGCTGCGTGCCGAGCTGCCCACCTTCGCCGACGTCGAGGAGACCTCATGA
- a CDS encoding nuclear transport factor 2 family protein produces the protein MPDQDADDRAVRAVVDRFFAAFVSGPEAAARAEDLRAVLLPEALLVSAAGAGLTTYDVESFIAPRVALLGSGALSDFREWVESARVDRFGEIAQVWCTYAKSWRQDGEPRTGSGAKSLQLVRTAGGWRISAVVWDDA, from the coding sequence ATGCCCGACCAGGATGCCGACGACCGGGCGGTCCGCGCCGTGGTGGACCGCTTCTTCGCCGCCTTCGTGAGCGGTCCCGAGGCGGCCGCCCGCGCCGAGGACCTGCGGGCGGTGCTGCTGCCGGAGGCGCTGCTGGTCAGCGCCGCCGGAGCCGGGCTCACGACGTACGACGTCGAGTCCTTCATCGCGCCCCGGGTGGCGCTGCTCGGGAGCGGCGCCCTGTCCGACTTCCGGGAGTGGGTCGAGAGCGCACGGGTGGACCGGTTCGGCGAGATCGCCCAGGTGTGGTGCACCTATGCGAAGTCGTGGCGCCAGGACGGTGAGCCGAGGACCGGGTCCGGCGCGAAGTCGCTGCAGCTGGTCCGCACCGCCGGCGGCTGGCGGATCAGCGCCGTCGTGTGGGATGACGCCTGA
- the rpe gene encoding ribulose-phosphate 3-epimerase yields the protein MPERRAPLDWPPVGHIQITPSILNSDFARLGEEVARIPGADWVHVDVMDNHFVPNLTFGPAMVEALARVSPVPLDAHLMIEDADRNAPAYVEAGCGSVTFHVEAAKAPVRLAREIRAAGARASMALKPATPIEPYEDLLPELDMVLIMTVEPGFGGQRFLDLCLPKIRRARALMDKHGVETWLQVDGGVSLDTIERCAEAGADVFVAGSAVYSAADPDAMVAALRDKAAAARA from the coding sequence ATGCCCGAACGACGCGCACCCCTAGACTGGCCGCCCGTGGGCCACATCCAGATCACGCCGTCGATCCTCAACTCCGACTTCGCCAGGCTCGGCGAGGAGGTCGCCCGGATCCCGGGTGCCGACTGGGTGCACGTCGACGTCATGGACAACCACTTCGTGCCGAACCTGACCTTCGGCCCGGCGATGGTCGAGGCGCTGGCGCGGGTCAGCCCGGTGCCGCTCGACGCGCACCTGATGATCGAGGACGCCGACCGCAACGCCCCGGCGTACGTCGAGGCGGGCTGCGGCTCGGTCACCTTCCACGTCGAGGCGGCCAAGGCGCCGGTGCGCCTGGCCCGCGAGATCCGAGCGGCCGGCGCGCGGGCCTCGATGGCGCTCAAGCCCGCGACGCCGATCGAGCCCTACGAGGACCTGCTGCCCGAGCTCGACATGGTGCTGATCATGACCGTCGAGCCCGGGTTCGGCGGCCAGAGGTTCCTGGACCTGTGCCTGCCGAAGATCCGCCGCGCGCGGGCGCTGATGGACAAGCACGGCGTCGAGACCTGGCTCCAGGTCGACGGCGGGGTCTCGCTGGACACCATCGAGCGCTGCGCGGAGGCCGGGGCCGACGTGTTCGTCGCGGGCTCGGCCGTCTACTCCGCCGCGGACCCCGACGCCATGGTGGCCGCGCTGCGGGACAAGGCCGCGGCCGCCCGCGCCTAG